A stretch of Falco rusticolus isolate bFalRus1 chromosome 2, bFalRus1.pri, whole genome shotgun sequence DNA encodes these proteins:
- the LOC119143871 gene encoding collagenase 3-like, whose translation MMQARLSAVFFFLLGLSFCLTIPIPLEDSHEFTEKDLQFAERYLRTHYDLRPNLGGLMRKSANTMASKLREMQAFFGLEVTGKLDEETYELMQKPRCGVPDVGEYNFFPRKLKWSKTNLTYRIMNYTSDLRRADVDRAFKKAFKVWSDVTPLNFTRIRSGIADIMISFGTKEHGDFYPFDGPSGLLAHAFPPGPDYGGDAHFDDDETWSDDSRGYNLFLVAAHEFGHSLGLEHSRDPGALMFPIYTYTGKTGFVLPDDDVQGIQELYGAGDRDPNPKHPKTPEKCDVDLSLDAITELRGEMLIFKDRFFWRLHPQMVEAELVLLKSFWPELPNKIDAAYENPIKDLVFVFKGKKVWALNGYDIVEDFPKKIYEMGFPKEMKRIDAAVHIQDTGKTLFFTGNKYWSYDEEAEVMEAGYPRPIEEEFAGIGDRVDAVYHRNGYLYFFNGPLQFEYSIWSKRIVRVLHTNSIFWC comes from the exons ATGATGCAGGCAAGACTTTCAgctgtcttctttttcttgttggGTTTGTCATTTTGCCTGACAATCCCTATTCCCCTTGAAGACAGCCATGAATTCACAGAGAAAGACCTTCAGTTTGCAGAG cGCTATCTCAGGACTCACTATGATCTCCGTCCAAATCTTGGTGGCCTAATGAGGAAGAGTGCCAATACAATGGCATCTAAACTTCGAGAAATGCaagctttttttggtttggagGTGACAGGCAAATTAGATGAAGAAACATATGAACTGATGCAGAAACCAAGATGCGGTGTCCCAGATGTGGGGGAATATAACTTTTTCCCTAGAAAACTCAAATGGTCAAAAACTAATTTGACATACAG GATTATGAATTACACTTCAGATCTGAGACGTGCTGACGTAGACAGAGCTTTCAAAAAAGCATTCAAAGTTTGGTCTGATGTGACACCCCTTAACTTCACCAGAATACGAAGTGGTATAGCTGACATCATGATCTCCTTTGGCACTAAAG AACATGGTGACTTTTACCCCTTCGATGGACCCTCTGGATTATTGGCTCATGCTTTTCCCCCGGGTCCAGACTATGGAGGAGATGCCCATTTTGACGATGATGAAACTTGGTCAGATGATTCTAGAG GGTATAACTTGTTCCTTGTTGCTGCCCATGAATTTGGTCATTCTCTGGGACTTGAACATTCTAGAGACCCTGGAGCTCTGATGTTTCCAATTTACACGTACACTGGAAAAACTGGCTTTGTGTTGCCTGATGACGATGTTCAAGGGATCCAAGAGCTCTACG GTGCTGGAGATAGAGATCCCAACCCAAAACATCCCAAAACGCCAGAGAAATGTGATGTAGATTTGTCACTTGATGCAATAACTGAACTGCGTGGAGAAATGCTGATCTTCAAGGACAG GTTTTTCTGGAGACTGCACCCTCAGATGGTTGAGGCAGAACTGGTGTTACTTAAGTCTTTTTGGCCAGAGCTTCCAAATAAAATAGATGCAGCTTATGAAAACCCCATCAAAGATCTTGTGTTCGTGTTTAAGG gaaagaaagtcTGGGCTTTGAACGGTTACGACATAGTTGAAGACTTTCCTAAAAAGATATATGAAATGGGGTTcccaaaagaaatgaaaagaatagATGCAGCTGTCCATATTCAAGACACTGGCAAGACTCTCTTTTTTACTGGAAATAAGTACTGGAG TTACGATGAAGAGGCAGAGGTTATGGAAGCAGGCTACCCCAGGCCAATAGAGGAAGAATTCGCAGGAATTGGTGATAGAGTGGATGCAGTCTATCACAGAAATG gtTATCTCTACTTCTTCAATGGACCACTGCAGTTTGAATACAGCATCTGGAGCAAAAGAATTGTCCGTGTCCTGCATACTAACTCCATATTTTGGTGCTAA